One Halomonas sp. THAF5a genomic region harbors:
- a CDS encoding Crp/Fnr family transcriptional regulator, with the protein MATVPAPSSSTEPLLRPRQLRELVRGVPWLSGLDDEALEGLLQDAGVRTLASREWLFRQDAPARRVYIVINGLVRLVRSGRDGRLATIRCVERGGTLGELSMVSGPGSYLYCAEALRRTQVLAIPAARCREILDRHPDCRAEFMSRLALELTDRLEDLALLTQADAMSRLVSYLLRQLPAGHLVGQQVVRLTIPKRWLAAQLAMTPETLSRLLARLREEGVITIDRQRLVVLDEHALRDFMLDDD; encoded by the coding sequence ATGGCTACTGTCCCGGCGCCCAGTTCCTCGACTGAGCCGCTGCTGCGGCCGCGCCAGCTCCGCGAGCTGGTGCGCGGGGTGCCCTGGCTCAGCGGCCTCGACGACGAGGCCCTCGAGGGGCTGCTCCAGGATGCCGGGGTACGCACCCTGGCGAGCCGCGAGTGGCTGTTCCGCCAGGACGCCCCGGCGCGGCGGGTCTACATCGTGATCAACGGCCTGGTGCGCCTGGTGCGCAGCGGCCGCGACGGCCGGCTGGCGACCATCCGCTGCGTCGAGCGCGGCGGCACCCTGGGCGAGCTGAGCATGGTCTCGGGGCCGGGGAGCTACCTCTACTGCGCCGAGGCGCTGCGGCGCACCCAGGTGCTGGCAATTCCCGCCGCGCGCTGCCGCGAGATCCTCGATCGCCACCCCGACTGCCGGGCCGAGTTCATGAGCCGCCTGGCCCTGGAACTCACCGACCGCCTCGAGGACCTGGCCCTGCTCACCCAGGCGGACGCCATGTCGCGGCTGGTCAGCTATCTTCTCCGCCAGCTGCCCGCCGGCCATCTCGTGGGGCAGCAGGTGGTACGCCTGACCATCCCCAAGCGCTGGCTGGCCGCCCAGCTCGCCATGACTCCGGAGACCCTCTCGCGCCTGCTGGCCAGGCTACGCGAGGAGGGCGTCATCACCATCGATCGCCAGCGCCTGGTCGTGCTCGACGAGCACGCGCTGCGCGACTTCATGCTGGACGACGACTGA